One genomic segment of Bacteroides caccae includes these proteins:
- the lptB gene encoding LPS export ABC transporter ATP-binding protein — MEESKMVLRTEDLVKKYGKRTVVSHVSIDVKQGEIVGLLGPNGAGKTTSFYMTVGLITPNEGRIFLDDLEITKYPVYKRAQTGIGYLAQEASVFRQMSVEDNIASVLEMTNKPKEYQKEKLESLIAEFRLQKVRKNKGNQLSGGERRRTEIARCLAIDPKFIMLDEPFAGVDPIAVEDIQQIVWKLKDRNIGILITDHNVQETLSITDRAYLLFEGKILFQGTPEELSENQIVREKYLSNSFVLRRKDFQLEK, encoded by the coding sequence ATGGAAGAAAGCAAGATGGTGCTCCGCACGGAAGACTTGGTTAAGAAGTACGGTAAACGAACCGTTGTAAGCCATGTTTCCATTGATGTGAAGCAAGGTGAGATTGTGGGTTTGCTGGGGCCGAACGGTGCCGGTAAGACGACTTCATTCTATATGACCGTGGGGTTGATTACCCCCAACGAAGGACGCATTTTCCTCGACGATTTGGAGATTACCAAATATCCTGTTTACAAACGGGCACAAACCGGTATCGGCTACCTCGCTCAAGAGGCTTCCGTATTCCGTCAGATGAGTGTGGAAGATAATATCGCTTCCGTTCTGGAAATGACTAACAAACCTAAAGAATATCAGAAGGAAAAACTTGAAAGCCTGATTGCTGAATTTCGCCTGCAAAAAGTACGCAAAAACAAAGGTAACCAACTATCCGGAGGTGAACGCCGCCGCACGGAAATCGCCCGTTGCCTTGCTATCGACCCGAAATTCATCATGCTCGACGAACCTTTTGCCGGTGTCGACCCGATCGCCGTAGAAGATATCCAGCAAATTGTATGGAAGTTAAAGGACAGAAATATCGGTATCCTGATTACCGACCACAATGTGCAGGAAACATTGAGCATTACCGACCGTGCCTACCTGTTGTTCGAAGGCAAGATTTTGTTCCAAGGCACACCGGAAGAACTGTCTGAGAATCAGATTGTACGTGAAAAGTATTTAAGTAACAGCTTTGTATTGCGCCGTAAAGATTTCCAATTGGAGAAATAA
- a CDS encoding ABC transporter ATP-binding protein yields MIEVKGLYKSFDDKTVLSDINATFENGKTNLIIGQSGSGKTVLMKCIVGLLTPEKGEVLYDGRNLVMMGKKEKKMLRKEMGMIFQSAALFDSLSVLDNVMFPLNMFSNDTLRERTKRAMFCLDRVNLTEAKDKFPGEISGGMQKRVAIARAIALNPQYLFCDEPNSGLDPKTSLVIDDLIHDITQEYNMTTIINTHDMNSVLGIGEKVIYIYEGHKEWEGTKDDIFTSTNERLNNFIFASDLLRKVKDLEVQSMEG; encoded by the coding sequence ATGATTGAGGTTAAAGGACTTTATAAATCGTTTGACGATAAGACGGTATTGAGTGATATCAATGCGACCTTTGAGAATGGGAAGACAAACCTTATTATCGGTCAGAGTGGTTCCGGCAAGACGGTATTGATGAAATGTATCGTGGGGCTGCTTACTCCGGAGAAGGGTGAAGTTCTGTATGACGGTCGAAATCTCGTGATGATGGGGAAGAAGGAGAAGAAGATGCTTCGTAAGGAAATGGGAATGATTTTCCAGAGTGCCGCACTTTTCGATTCCTTGTCGGTGTTGGATAATGTGATGTTCCCTTTGAATATGTTCAGTAATGACACCTTACGCGAACGTACTAAGCGGGCCATGTTCTGCTTGGACCGTGTCAACCTGACCGAGGCAAAAGATAAGTTTCCCGGAGAAATCAGTGGCGGTATGCAGAAACGTGTAGCTATTGCTCGTGCTATTGCTTTGAATCCGCAATACCTGTTCTGTGACGAGCCGAACTCGGGACTAGACCCGAAAACCTCGTTAGTGATTGACGATCTGATTCACGATATTACCCAGGAATATAACATGACTACCATTATTAATACACATGATATGAATTCTGTATTGGGAATCGGTGAAAAGGTGATTTATATTTATGAAGGACATAAAGAATGGGAAGGAACTAAAGACGATATATTCACTTCTACCAACGAACGTCTGAATAACTTTATCTTTGCTTCGGATTTACTTCGCAAGGTGAAAGACCTTGAAGTACAAAGTATGGAGGGCTGA
- the rpmF gene encoding 50S ribosomal protein L32: protein MAHPKRRQSKTRTAKRRTHDKAVAPTLAICPNCGEWHVYHTVCGACGYYRGKLAIEKEAAV, encoded by the coding sequence ATGGCACATCCTAAGAGAAGACAATCGAAAACAAGAACAGCGAAGAGAAGAACTCACGATAAGGCAGTAGCTCCTACATTGGCTATTTGTCCGAATTGCGGAGAATGGCATGTATATCACACAGTGTGTGGTGCTTGCGGATATTACAGAGGTAAGCTCGCTATTGAGAAAGAAGCAGCTGTATAA
- a CDS encoding ferritin-like domain-containing protein, with amino-acid sequence MARESVKILQGKLDVESLISQLNAALAEEWLAYYQYWVGALVVEGAMRADVQSEFEEHAEEERRHAQLLANRIIELEGVPVLDPQKWFELARCKYDAPQEFDSVSLLKDNVASERCAIIRYQEIADFTNGKDFTTCDIAKHILAEEEEHEQDLQDYLTDIVRMKKSFLEK; translated from the coding sequence ATGGCTAGAGAAAGTGTAAAAATCCTACAAGGGAAATTGGATGTAGAAAGTTTGATTTCACAGTTGAACGCAGCATTAGCTGAGGAATGGTTAGCATACTACCAGTATTGGGTAGGTGCATTAGTAGTGGAAGGCGCTATGCGTGCCGATGTACAAAGTGAGTTCGAGGAACATGCCGAGGAGGAACGCCGCCATGCACAACTACTCGCCAACCGTATCATCGAGTTAGAAGGAGTTCCGGTACTGGACCCTCAAAAATGGTTCGAACTAGCCAGATGCAAATATGATGCTCCGCAAGAGTTTGATTCAGTAAGTTTATTGAAAGACAATGTGGCTTCCGAACGTTGCGCAATCATTCGTTACCAAGAAATCGCCGACTTTACTAACGGGAAAGATTTTACCACCTGTGACATCGCAAAACATATTCTTGCTGAAGAAGAAGAACATGAACAGGATTTGCAGGATTATCTGACGGATATTGTCAGAATGAAGAAATCATTTCTCGAAAAGTAA
- the der gene encoding ribosome biogenesis GTPase Der, with product MGNLVAIVGRPNVGKSTLFNRLTKSRRAIVNEEAGTTRDRQYGKSEWLGREFSVVDTGGWVVNSDDIFEEEIRKQVLLAVDEADVILFVVDVMNGVTDLDMQVATILRRANSPVIVVANKTDNNELQYNAPEFYKLGLGDPYCISAITGSGTGDLMDLIVGKFKKESSEILDDEIPRFAVVGRPNAGKSSIVNAFIGEDRNIVTEIAGTTRDSIYTRYNKFGFDFYLVDTAGIRKKNKVNEDLEYYSVIRSIRAIEGSDVCILMLDATRGIESQDLNIFSLIQKNQKGLVVVINKWDLVEDKSVKVQKTFEEAVRSRFAPFVDFPIIFASALTKQRILKVLEEARNVYENRTTKIPTARLNEEMLPLIEAYPPPSNKGKYIKIKYITQLPNTQVPSFVYFANLPQYVKEPYKRFLENKMREKWNLTGTPINIYIRQK from the coding sequence ATGGGTAATTTAGTTGCAATTGTAGGACGCCCCAATGTGGGCAAGTCTACCTTATTTAACCGTCTGACGAAGTCGCGTCGGGCTATTGTGAATGAAGAAGCGGGAACAACCCGTGACAGGCAGTATGGCAAGTCGGAATGGCTGGGCCGTGAGTTCTCTGTGGTGGATACCGGAGGATGGGTGGTAAACTCGGACGATATCTTTGAAGAAGAGATCAGAAAGCAGGTGTTGCTGGCTGTGGACGAGGCGGATGTGATTCTGTTTGTGGTGGATGTGATGAATGGAGTGACCGACCTGGATATGCAGGTGGCGACTATCCTGCGTCGTGCCAACAGTCCGGTGATTGTAGTTGCCAACAAGACAGATAATAACGAGTTACAATATAATGCTCCGGAATTCTATAAATTGGGATTGGGCGATCCGTATTGTATTTCTGCGATTACAGGAAGTGGTACGGGTGATTTAATGGACTTGATTGTCGGTAAGTTCAAGAAGGAATCCTCGGAAATCTTGGATGATGAGATACCTCGTTTTGCAGTGGTGGGACGTCCGAATGCCGGTAAATCTTCTATTGTAAATGCATTTATCGGTGAAGACCGTAACATTGTGACCGAGATTGCCGGAACGACTCGTGATTCTATCTATACCCGCTACAATAAGTTCGGATTTGATTTTTATCTGGTGGATACCGCCGGTATCCGTAAGAAGAATAAGGTGAATGAGGATTTGGAATACTACTCTGTGATCCGTTCGATTCGTGCCATTGAAGGTTCGGATGTATGTATTCTGATGCTGGATGCCACGAGAGGAATCGAAAGTCAGGACCTGAATATCTTCTCCCTGATTCAAAAGAATCAGAAAGGATTGGTTGTCGTGATAAATAAATGGGATCTGGTGGAGGATAAATCTGTGAAAGTGCAGAAAACGTTTGAAGAAGCTGTTCGTTCACGTTTTGCTCCCTTTGTGGATTTTCCGATTATATTTGCTTCTGCATTGACCAAGCAACGTATCTTGAAGGTGCTTGAAGAAGCCCGTAATGTATATGAGAATCGTACGACAAAAATACCGACCGCACGTTTGAATGAGGAAATGCTTCCGTTGATTGAGGCGTATCCTCCCCCTTCAAACAAAGGTAAGTATATCAAGATTAAGTATATTACGCAGTTGCCGAATACACAAGTTCCTTCGTTTGTTTATTTTGCCAACTTGCCGCAGTACGTGAAGGAGCCCTACAAGCGTTTCCTGGAAAATAAGATGCGTGAGAAGTGGAATCTGACAGGTACCCCGATTAATATTTATATTCGACAGAAATAA
- a CDS encoding beta-ketoacyl-ACP synthase III, translating into MEKINAVITGVGGYVPDYILTNDEISKMVDTNDEWIMTRIGVKERHILNEEGLGSSYMARKAAKQLMKKTGANPDDIDLVVVATTTPDYHFPSTASILCDKLGLKNAFAFDLQAACSGFLYLMETAANFIRSGRYKKIIIVGADKMSSMVNYTDRATCPIFGDGAAAFMVEPTTEDYGIMDSILRTDGKGLPFLHMKAGGSVCPPSYFTVDNKMHYLHQEGRTVFKYAVSSMSDVSAAIAEKNGLTKDSINWIVPHQANVRIIEAVAHRMEVPMDKVLVNIEHYGNTSAATLPLCIWDFEDKLKKGDNIIFTAFGAGFTWGAVYVKWGYDGKKES; encoded by the coding sequence ATGGAAAAAATAAATGCAGTAATCACAGGAGTTGGAGGATATGTACCCGATTATATCTTGACTAATGACGAGATATCTAAAATGGTAGATACCAACGATGAATGGATTATGACTCGTATCGGAGTAAAGGAAAGACATATTCTGAATGAGGAAGGATTAGGTAGCTCATACATGGCTCGCAAGGCCGCCAAGCAGTTGATGAAAAAGACTGGTGCTAATCCCGACGATATTGATTTGGTTGTTGTTGCTACTACTACTCCTGATTATCACTTCCCTTCTACCGCTTCTATTCTTTGCGATAAACTCGGACTGAAAAATGCGTTTGCTTTTGATCTGCAGGCGGCTTGTAGTGGTTTCCTGTATTTGATGGAAACGGCTGCTAATTTCATTCGTTCGGGAAGATATAAGAAAATTATCATTGTCGGTGCCGATAAGATGTCGTCAATGGTTAACTATACAGATCGTGCTACATGTCCTATCTTTGGTGACGGTGCTGCTGCTTTTATGGTGGAACCGACTACGGAAGATTACGGTATCATGGATTCGATACTAAGAACTGATGGTAAAGGATTGCCTTTCCTCCACATGAAAGCTGGTGGTTCGGTTTGTCCTCCGTCTTATTTCACGGTAGACAACAAAATGCACTATCTGCATCAGGAAGGAAGAACAGTGTTCAAGTATGCTGTTTCCAGTATGTCGGACGTGTCGGCTGCTATTGCAGAAAAGAACGGACTGACGAAAGACAGCATCAACTGGATTGTGCCGCATCAGGCAAATGTCCGGATTATCGAGGCTGTGGCTCATCGCATGGAAGTGCCGATGGATAAAGTGCTGGTAAATATAGAACACTATGGTAACACAAGTGCTGCTACTCTTCCTTTATGTATATGGGATTTTGAGGATAAACTCAAGAAAGGTGATAACATTATTTTCACTGCATTCGGCGCCGGATTTACATGGGGAGCCGTTTACGTGAAGTGGGGTTATGACGGAAAAAAGGAATCGTAA
- the tig gene encoding trigger factor, with translation MNVSLQNIDKVSAELTVKLEKADYQEKVDKELKSLRQKAQIPGFRKGMVPTSLIKKMYGKSVIAEVVNKTLQEAVYNYIKENKVNMLGEPLPNEEKQQNIDFDTMDEFDFVFDIALAPEFKAEVSTKDKVDYYTIEVSDEMIDNQVKMYTQRTGKYDKVDAYEDNDMLKGLLAQLDEEGNTKEGGIQVEGAVLMPSYMKNDDQKAIFANAKVNDVLVFNPNVAYDGHAAELGSLLKIDKEIAKDVKSNFSFQVEEITRFVPGELTQEVFDQAFGEGVVKTEEEFRAKIKEEIAARFVADSDYKFLIDVRKVLMDKVGKLEFPDALLKRIMLLNNEEKGEEYVAENYDKSIEELTWHLIKEQLVEANNIKVEQEDVLKMARDTTKAQFAQYGMLSIPDDVLDNYAQEMLKKKETINNLVSRVVEVKLAAALKAQVTLENKNVSIEEFNKMFE, from the coding sequence ATGAACGTTTCATTACAAAACATTGACAAAGTAAGCGCAGAGCTTACTGTAAAGCTTGAGAAAGCCGATTATCAGGAGAAAGTAGACAAAGAGTTGAAATCACTCCGTCAGAAGGCACAGATCCCGGGATTCCGTAAAGGTATGGTTCCTACAAGTCTTATTAAAAAGATGTATGGTAAGTCGGTGATTGCAGAGGTAGTGAATAAGACGCTGCAAGAAGCTGTTTACAATTATATTAAAGAAAATAAGGTGAATATGTTGGGCGAACCGTTGCCTAACGAAGAAAAACAGCAGAATATCGACTTCGATACAATGGATGAATTTGATTTCGTGTTCGATATTGCTTTGGCACCCGAATTTAAAGCGGAAGTAAGCACTAAAGATAAAGTCGATTATTATACGATTGAGGTATCTGACGAGATGATCGACAATCAGGTGAAGATGTATACTCAACGCACCGGCAAATACGATAAAGTAGATGCTTACGAAGATAATGATATGCTGAAAGGCCTGTTGGCTCAGTTGGACGAAGAAGGTAACACGAAAGAAGGCGGTATTCAGGTAGAAGGTGCTGTTTTGATGCCTTCTTATATGAAGAATGACGACCAGAAAGCTATCTTTGCTAATGCGAAGGTAAACGATGTGCTGGTGTTCAACCCGAATGTGGCTTATGACGGTCACGCTGCTGAGTTGGGTTCTTTATTGAAAATCGACAAGGAAATCGCTAAGGATGTTAAGTCTAACTTTAGCTTTCAGGTAGAAGAAATCACTCGTTTTGTTCCGGGCGAACTTACTCAGGAAGTGTTCGATCAGGCATTCGGTGAGGGCGTTGTGAAGACTGAAGAAGAATTCCGCGCTAAGATCAAAGAAGAAATTGCTGCAAGATTTGTTGCAGACAGCGATTATAAGTTCTTGATTGATGTTCGCAAGGTATTGATGGATAAAGTAGGTAAACTGGAATTCCCGGATGCACTGCTGAAACGTATTATGTTGCTGAACAACGAAGAAAAGGGCGAAGAATATGTTGCTGAAAACTATGATAAGAGTATTGAAGAACTGACTTGGCACCTGATTAAAGAACAGCTGGTAGAAGCAAACAATATCAAGGTAGAACAGGAAGATGTGCTGAAAATGGCAAGAGATACAACAAAGGCACAGTTTGCTCAATATGGTATGCTTTCTATTCCTGATGATGTACTTGACAACTATGCACAGGAAATGTTGAAGAAGAAAGAAACTATCAACAATCTGGTGAGTCGTGTTGTAGAAGTGAAGTTGGCTGCTGCCTTGAAGGCACAGGTTACTTTGGAGAACAAGAACGTTTCTATCGAGGAATTCAATAAGATGTTTGAATAA
- the metF gene encoding methylenetetrahydrofolate reductase [NAD(P)H] has translation MKVIDLINNSKKTAFSFEILPPLKGTGIEKLYQTVDTLREFDPKYINITTHRSEYVYKDLGNGLFQRNRLRRRPGTVAVAAAIQNKYNITVVPHILCSGFTREETEYVLLDLQFLNITDLLVLRGDKAKHESVFTPEGDGYHHAIELQEQINNFNKGIFVDGSEMKVTASPFSYGVACYPEKHEEAPNIESDLYWLKKKVEAGAEYAVTQLFYDNKKYFEFVEQAKAAGINIPIIPGIKPFKKLSQLSMIPKTFKVDLPEDLVKEALKCKNDAEAERVGIEWCVTQCKELMSHGAPSIHFYSIGAVDSIKEVAKIIY, from the coding sequence ATGAAAGTAATTGATTTAATAAATAACAGCAAAAAAACAGCCTTTTCTTTCGAAATCCTCCCTCCACTGAAGGGTACGGGGATTGAAAAGTTATATCAAACAGTCGATACGCTCCGGGAATTTGACCCGAAATATATCAATATCACCACGCATCGCAGCGAATACGTATATAAAGACCTCGGCAACGGCCTGTTTCAACGGAACCGTTTGAGAAGACGTCCGGGAACTGTCGCTGTGGCTGCTGCCATTCAGAACAAATATAATATCACCGTAGTTCCGCATATTCTGTGCAGTGGTTTCACACGCGAAGAAACTGAATATGTACTGCTTGATCTCCAGTTTCTGAATATCACCGACTTGTTGGTGCTGCGCGGAGACAAGGCGAAGCATGAGTCTGTATTTACTCCGGAAGGCGACGGATACCACCACGCCATTGAATTGCAGGAGCAAATCAACAACTTCAATAAGGGAATCTTTGTAGACGGTTCGGAGATGAAAGTCACCGCCAGTCCGTTCTCTTATGGCGTAGCTTGTTATCCGGAGAAGCATGAAGAAGCTCCCAATATAGAATCCGACCTCTATTGGCTGAAAAAGAAAGTGGAAGCAGGTGCAGAATATGCCGTGACGCAACTATTTTATGATAATAAGAAATATTTCGAATTTGTGGAACAGGCAAAGGCGGCGGGTATCAACATCCCTATCATTCCGGGAATCAAACCTTTCAAAAAACTATCCCAATTAAGCATGATTCCTAAGACATTTAAAGTGGACTTGCCGGAAGATTTAGTAAAGGAGGCCTTAAAATGCAAAAACGATGCTGAAGCCGAACGGGTCGGTATCGAATGGTGCGTGACACAATGCAAGGAATTGATGTCCCACGGAGCCCCAAGTATTCATTTCTACTCTATCGGAGCAGTAGACAGTATCAAAGAAGTAGCCAAAATCATTTATTGA
- a CDS encoding RNA recognition motif domain-containing protein, giving the protein MNIYVGNLNYRVKEGDLQQVMEDYGAVSSVKVVMDRETGRSKGFAFIEMEDDAAAAKAIAELNGAEYMGRTMVVKEARPRA; this is encoded by the coding sequence ATGAACATTTATGTTGGAAACCTTAACTACCGCGTTAAGGAAGGAGATCTGCAACAAGTGATGGAAGATTACGGAGCAGTATCATCAGTTAAAGTTGTTATGGACCGTGAAACCGGTAGATCCAAAGGATTCGCTTTCATCGAAATGGAAGACGATGCTGCCGCTGCCAAGGCTATTGCAGAATTGAACGGAGCCGAGTACATGGGCCGTACCATGGTAGTTAAAGAAGCTAGACCTAGAGCTTAA
- a CDS encoding YceD family protein, whose translation MGKFDKYKIDLKGMQTDSAKYEFVLDNLYFAHIDGPEVQKGKVNVTLNVKRTSRAFELSFQTDGMVWVPCDRCLDDMELPISSSDKLMVKFGHEYAEEGENLIVIPEEEGEINVAWFMYEFIALSIPMKHVHAPGKCNKAMTSKLSKHLKTNANEDSDEVFDTGGDDIVIEEEVEEQIDPRWNELKKILDNN comes from the coding sequence TTGGGAAAATTTGATAAATACAAAATTGATCTGAAAGGAATGCAGACAGACTCTGCTAAGTATGAGTTTGTATTGGATAACCTTTATTTCGCTCACATTGATGGTCCTGAAGTTCAAAAGGGAAAAGTAAATGTAACTTTGAACGTGAAAAGAACCTCTCGCGCTTTCGAATTGAGCTTTCAGACCGATGGAATGGTATGGGTGCCATGTGATCGTTGTCTGGATGATATGGAACTACCGATCAGTTCTTCTGATAAACTGATGGTGAAGTTTGGACATGAATATGCAGAGGAAGGTGAGAACCTGATTGTGATTCCCGAAGAAGAAGGAGAAATCAACGTTGCATGGTTCATGTATGAGTTTATAGCACTCTCCATCCCAATGAAGCATGTACACGCTCCGGGTAAGTGCAATAAAGCTATGACTAGTAAATTGAGCAAGCATTTGAAGACAAATGCGAACGAGGATAGCGATGAAGTTTTCGACACTGGAGGAGACGATATCGTAATTGAAGAGGAAGTGGAGGAACAAATTGATCCTCGCTGGAATGAATTAAAAAAAATATTAGATAATAATTAA
- the era gene encoding GTPase Era, which produces MHKAGFVNIVGNPNVGKSTLMNALVGERISIATFKAQTTRHRIMGIYNTDEMQIVFSDTPGVLKPNYKLQESMLNFSTSALTDADILLYVTDVVETPDKNNEFMEKVRQMTVPVLLLINKIDLTDQEKLVKLVEEWKELLPQAEIIPISAASKFNVDYVMKRIKELLPDSPPYFGKDQWTDKPARFFVNEIIREKILLYYDKEIPYSVEVAVEEFKEEAKKIHIRAVIYVERDSQKGIIIGKQGKALKKVATEARRELERFFGKTIYLETYVKVDKDWRSSDKELRNFGYQLD; this is translated from the coding sequence ATGCATAAAGCAGGTTTTGTAAACATCGTAGGAAATCCGAATGTTGGAAAGTCGACATTGATGAATGCTTTGGTAGGTGAGCGTATTTCGATTGCTACTTTCAAGGCGCAGACTACTCGTCACCGGATTATGGGGATCTATAATACGGATGAGATGCAGATTGTTTTTTCTGATACTCCGGGAGTATTGAAGCCTAACTACAAATTACAGGAATCGATGCTGAATTTTTCTACTTCAGCACTGACGGATGCGGATATTTTACTTTATGTGACTGATGTGGTAGAGACACCGGATAAGAATAATGAGTTTATGGAAAAGGTGCGTCAAATGACGGTACCTGTCCTGCTGCTCATAAACAAAATTGACCTCACCGATCAGGAAAAGCTGGTTAAGCTGGTGGAGGAATGGAAGGAATTGCTTCCGCAAGCCGAGATTATTCCTATTTCTGCCGCCTCCAAATTTAATGTAGATTATGTGATGAAGCGGATTAAGGAATTGCTGCCCGATTCTCCTCCTTATTTTGGAAAGGATCAGTGGACGGATAAGCCTGCCCGTTTCTTTGTGAATGAGATTATCCGCGAAAAGATTCTATTGTACTACGACAAGGAGATTCCTTATTCGGTGGAAGTAGCCGTAGAGGAGTTTAAGGAAGAAGCGAAGAAAATCCATATCCGGGCAGTGATCTATGTGGAGCGTGATTCGCAGAAAGGAATCATTATCGGCAAACAGGGAAAGGCGCTGAAGAAAGTGGCTACTGAAGCGCGTCGTGAACTGGAACGTTTCTTTGGAAAGACTATTTATCTGGAAACGTATGTGAAGGTGGATAAGGATTGGCGTAGTTCGGATAAGGAATTACGTAATTTTGGTTATCAGTTAGATTAA
- a CDS encoding MlaE family ABC transporter permease, which yields MIKALRTVGRYFMLMGRTFSRPERMRMFFRQYLNELEQLGVNSIGIVLLISFFIGAVITIQIKLNIESPWMPRWTVGYVTREIMLLEFSSSIMCLILAGKVGSNIASELGTMRVTQQIDALEIMGVNSANYLILPKIAAMVTVIPILVTFSIFAGIIGAFCTCWFAGVMNAVDLEYGLQYMFNEWFIWAGIIKSLFFAFIIASVSAFFGYTVEGGSIAVGKASTDSVVSSSVLILFADLILTKLLMG from the coding sequence ATGATAAAAGCATTGAGAACCGTCGGAAGATATTTCATGCTGATGGGACGGACTTTTTCCCGCCCGGAACGTATGCGGATGTTTTTCCGGCAATACCTTAACGAGTTGGAGCAGCTAGGTGTGAACTCCATCGGAATCGTGTTGTTGATTTCGTTTTTCATCGGCGCGGTTATTACCATTCAGATTAAGTTGAATATTGAAAGTCCGTGGATGCCCCGCTGGACGGTGGGATATGTGACCCGCGAAATTATGTTACTGGAGTTTTCTTCTTCTATTATGTGTCTGATTCTTGCGGGGAAAGTGGGGTCGAACATTGCTTCGGAGTTGGGAACGATGCGGGTGACGCAGCAGATTGATGCGCTTGAAATTATGGGAGTTAATTCTGCCAACTATCTGATACTGCCTAAGATTGCGGCTATGGTGACCGTGATTCCTATATTGGTGACATTCAGTATCTTTGCCGGTATAATAGGGGCCTTTTGTACTTGTTGGTTTGCCGGAGTCATGAATGCTGTCGATCTTGAATATGGTTTGCAGTATATGTTTAATGAATGGTTTATCTGGGCAGGTATTATCAAATCTCTTTTCTTTGCCTTTATTATTGCAAGTGTATCCGCCTTTTTCGGATATACGGTGGAAGGCGGTTCTATTGCTGTGGGAAAGGCTTCCACGGATTCCGTAGTGTCCAGTAGTGTTTTGATTCTGTTTGCGGATTTGATATTAACTAAACTTTTGATGGGATGA